The genomic stretch CAATCGAGTTCACACCCtccccacgcacgcaccgtcAGCAATGCGATGGGAGCAATGAAAGAACGGTGCCATGACGGCAGGGGCAGCTCGAGCGGTCCCTCGCCTACGCGTCTCCGACAGGGTCGCCCGCCGCAATGCCCTCGTCTActactcctcctcctccctttggCTGCTATGTTCTTCCGACTCTCCTTTCGATGCTTTGTCCAAGTCGGCGCCACTCTCAGCCTTACCGAAAAGCATAATGCGGAACGGAACTACTAAGAATGTGATGTTGATCAGATCCAGCACCCAGGCAGCCACGAGGAGTGCGAAGCCGACACTAAACTTTGTAAGTGTCATGAGGGCTGGACATGTCCTGCCTTCATTAGTGAAATAGGTCAACACCATGGCAGCCCAGACAACGCACACGGTGACGGCACCCAGAATGTTGAGCATCACGCATATCCAGCGTAAGAGAGGGCAGCAGAACAGCATGACGACGCCAAGGGCGCCCGCAGCGCCGAAAATGAAGATAGAGAGGACAGCGAGTGCCTGAGCAAGGCGGAAAAGCATCAGGCGGCCGGGGCAGTCAGCCCACAAAGTAGCGCTGGAACTGAAGAATGATAAATTACCGACACTCTGGTGTGATCCCCACAACGAATAATATCCGTTAACGACGCTTAGATTGTCAGTGATGCGAAACATCTCgagcggcgtcgccaccagcaccaatAAAAACGCGATGATCTGGAGGGCCGCGTAGAGTAACAGCATGAGATTCCACTCCATTGTCGCAgagtcacagcagcacgcggagagaggtgaggcggcggtgcacggcaggggaggtggcgtagggatggggagagcgtgggagagagcgagagcgagtaGAGTCTTCGCACAGCAACGTCGTTCATGCTGCCGGGCGTGGATGCGTGTTtgtggtgagagaggggaggcatgaaaggggggggggggcaaggcaaaggggagggcggtagagagggagaaaggtgggagggggacggcAGCGTGGCAGGTGGGCGTGAGACAGGACgggacggcagcagcgcaggacGGGGAGGAGCGGGGAGGCAGGCGACACAGGGCGTCTCGCCCCTGACCGTCGTCCGCCCTCAGCTCACAGTctcg from Leishmania braziliensis MHOM/BR/75/M2904 WGS CADA00000000 data, contig 102, whole genome shotgun sequence encodes the following:
- a CDS encoding amastin-like surface protein, putative, whose amino-acid sequence is MEWNLMLLLYAALQIIAFLLVLVATPLEMFRITDNLSVVNGYYSLWGSHQSVGNLSFFSSSATLWADCPGRLMLFRLAQALAVLSIFIFGAAGALGVVMLFCCPLLRWICVMLNILGAVTVCVVWAAMVLTYFTNEGRTCPALMTLTKFSVGFALLVAAWVLDLINITFLVVPFRIMLFGKAESGADLDKASKGESEEHSSQREEEE